One genomic window of Phaeobacter piscinae includes the following:
- the gcvP gene encoding aminomethyl-transferring glycine dehydrogenase → MAFKLTDYEAYDFANRRHIGPSPREMADMLKVIGFNTLDELIDATVPPAIRQKEALDWGPAMTERDALFHMKEIAGKNKVLTSLIGQGYHGTTTPAPILRNILENPAWYTAYTPYQPEISQGRLEALLNFQTMVSDLTGLPVANASLLDEATAAAEAMAMAHRGSRSKANNAAFFVDKNCHPQTVAVIKTRAEPLGIDVVVAEPAELDAGAVFGAIFQYPGTHGHVTDFSDQIAALHEHKGIAVVAADILSLALLKSPGEMGADIAIGSTQRFGVPMGYGGPHAAYMATSDKLKRSMPGRIIGVSIDARGNKAYRLSLQTREQHIRREKANSNVCTAQALLAVIASMYAVYHGPDGIKAIAQSVHRKTARLAAGLEEAGFKVEPEVFFDTITVEVGHLQKTVMEAAVQRGINLRRVGETKVGISLDEQTRPETIEAVWGAFGIDRKDDSSNKQYRLPEAMLRDSAYLTHPIFHKNRAEAEITRYMRRLADRDLALDRAMIPLGSCTMKLNATIEMIPVTWPEFGNLHPFVPEDQAQGYHQMIDDLNDKLCQITGYDAISQQPNSGAQGEYAGLLTIRNYHASRGEAHRNVCLIPTSAHGTNPASAQMVGWKVVPIKADDNGNIDVADFREKAEKHSDHLAGCMITYPSTHGVFETTVQEVCQITHDHGGQVYIDGANMNAMVGVSRPGDIGGDVSHLNLHKTFCIPHGGGGPGMGPIGVKAHLTEHLPGHPEYGTAVGPVSAAPFGSPSILPVSWAYILLMGGAGLTQATKVAILNANYIAARLKDAYPILYTSESGRVAHECILDTRPLNDEAGVSVDDVAKRLIDSGFHAPTMSWPVAGTLMVEPTESEPKDELDRFCEAMLSIRSEAQDIIDGKIDAENNPLKHAPHTVRDLVGEWDRPYSREQACFPPGNLGVDKYWPAVNRVDNAYGDRNLICTCPPMEDYAEAAE, encoded by the coding sequence ATGGCCTTCAAACTGACTGATTACGAAGCCTACGACTTTGCCAATCGCCGCCACATCGGGCCCAGCCCGCGTGAAATGGCTGATATGCTGAAGGTGATCGGCTTCAACACCCTCGATGAGCTGATCGACGCCACCGTGCCGCCCGCCATCCGCCAGAAAGAGGCGCTGGACTGGGGCCCGGCGATGACCGAACGCGATGCGCTCTTCCACATGAAAGAGATCGCGGGCAAGAACAAGGTGCTGACCTCCCTGATCGGTCAGGGCTACCACGGCACCACCACGCCGGCCCCGATCCTGCGCAACATTCTGGAAAACCCCGCCTGGTACACGGCTTACACGCCCTACCAGCCCGAGATTTCGCAGGGCCGTCTTGAGGCGCTGTTGAACTTCCAGACCATGGTCAGCGATCTGACCGGCCTGCCGGTGGCCAATGCCTCGCTGCTCGACGAAGCCACTGCCGCGGCCGAAGCCATGGCGATGGCGCATCGCGGTTCGCGCTCCAAGGCGAATAACGCAGCCTTCTTCGTGGACAAGAACTGCCACCCGCAGACCGTTGCCGTGATCAAGACCCGCGCCGAGCCTCTGGGCATCGATGTTGTGGTTGCCGAACCGGCAGAGCTGGATGCCGGCGCCGTCTTTGGCGCGATCTTCCAGTACCCCGGCACCCATGGCCACGTCACCGATTTCAGCGACCAGATCGCCGCCCTGCACGAGCACAAGGGCATCGCGGTTGTGGCCGCCGACATCCTGTCGCTGGCGCTGCTGAAATCCCCCGGTGAAATGGGCGCGGATATCGCCATCGGCTCCACCCAGCGTTTCGGCGTTCCGATGGGCTACGGCGGCCCGCACGCTGCTTATATGGCGACTTCGGACAAGCTGAAACGCTCGATGCCGGGCCGGATCATCGGTGTGTCCATCGATGCCCGCGGCAACAAGGCCTACCGCCTGTCGCTGCAGACCCGCGAACAGCACATCCGCCGCGAGAAAGCCAACTCCAACGTCTGTACCGCACAGGCGCTGCTGGCGGTGATCGCGTCGATGTATGCCGTCTACCACGGTCCCGATGGCATCAAGGCGATTGCCCAGTCCGTCCACCGCAAAACCGCGCGTCTGGCCGCTGGTCTGGAAGAGGCCGGGTTCAAGGTTGAACCGGAAGTCTTCTTCGACACCATCACCGTCGAGGTGGGTCACCTGCAGAAAACCGTCATGGAAGCCGCTGTGCAGCGGGGCATCAACCTGCGCCGCGTCGGCGAAACCAAGGTCGGCATCTCGCTGGACGAACAGACCCGCCCCGAAACCATCGAGGCCGTCTGGGGGGCCTTTGGCATCGACCGCAAGGACGACAGCTCCAACAAGCAGTACCGTCTGCCCGAAGCCATGCTGCGCGACAGCGCGTATCTGACCCACCCGATCTTCCACAAGAACCGGGCCGAGGCCGAGATTACCCGCTACATGCGCCGTCTGGCCGACCGCGATCTGGCGCTGGACCGCGCGATGATCCCGCTTGGCTCCTGCACCATGAAGCTGAACGCGACCATCGAAATGATCCCGGTCACCTGGCCGGAATTTGGCAACCTGCACCCCTTCGTTCCCGAAGATCAGGCGCAGGGCTACCACCAGATGATCGACGATCTGAACGACAAGCTGTGCCAGATCACCGGCTATGACGCGATTTCCCAGCAGCCGAACTCCGGTGCGCAGGGCGAATATGCGGGCCTGCTGACGATCCGCAACTACCACGCCTCGCGTGGTGAGGCGCATCGCAACGTCTGCCTGATCCCGACCTCTGCCCATGGCACCAACCCGGCCTCCGCGCAGATGGTGGGCTGGAAAGTGGTTCCGATCAAAGCGGACGACAACGGCAACATCGACGTGGCGGACTTCCGCGAGAAGGCAGAGAAACACTCTGACCACCTCGCAGGCTGCATGATCACCTATCCGTCCACCCATGGCGTGTTCGAGACCACCGTTCAGGAGGTCTGCCAGATCACCCATGATCACGGCGGTCAGGTCTATATCGATGGCGCCAACATGAACGCGATGGTGGGTGTGTCCCGTCCGGGTGACATTGGCGGCGACGTCAGCCACCTGAACCTGCACAAGACCTTCTGCATTCCGCATGGCGGTGGTGGCCCCGGCATGGGTCCGATCGGCGTGAAGGCGCATCTGACCGAGCACCTGCCGGGTCACCCGGAATACGGCACCGCCGTGGGTCCGGTCTCGGCGGCGCCCTTCGGCTCGCCCTCGATCCTGCCGGTCAGCTGGGCGTATATCCTGCTGATGGGTGGTGCGGGCCTGACCCAGGCGACGAAGGTGGCGATCCTCAACGCCAACTACATCGCCGCGCGTCTGAAGGATGCCTATCCGATCCTCTACACGTCGGAATCCGGTCGTGTGGCGCATGAGTGCATTCTGGACACCCGTCCGCTGAATGACGAGGCTGGCGTCTCCGTTGACGATGTGGCCAAGCGCCTGATCGACAGCGGGTTCCACGCGCCGACCATGTCCTGGCCGGTGGCTGGCACCCTGATGGTGGAGCCGACGGAATCCGAACCCAAGGATGAGCTGGATCGCTTCTGCGAAGCCATGCTGTCCATCCGGTCGGAAGCGCAGGATATCATCGACGGTAAGATCGATGCCGAAAACAACCCGCTGAAGCACGCACCACATACGGTGCGCGATCTGGTTGGTGAGTGGGATCGCCCCTACTCGCGCGAGCAGGCCTGCTTCCCTCCGGGCAACCTCGGTGTTGATAAATACTGGCCGGCAGTGAACCGCGTCGACAACGCCTATGGCGACCGCAACCTGATCTGCACCTGCCCTCCGATGGAGGACTACGCAGAGGCGGCTGAATAA